The Candidatus Methylomirabilota bacterium sequence GGCCGACCTGCTGGAGAAATGGCAGTATGTCCTGGACAAGCTCGCCGAGGACCCGATGACGCTCAACCGCGAACTGGACTGGGTCATCAAGCACGGGCTCATCACCTCCTACATCAACCGCAAGGGCTGCTCCTTCGACGATCAGCGCGTCTTCATGCTGGATCTGCAGTATCATGATCTCCGCCGGGATAAGGGACTCTACTTTACCCTGGAGCGCCAGGGATATGTTGACCGGATCGTGACTGATGAGGAGATTCTCATCGCCATGAAAACCCCTCCCCCGGATACCCGGGCCTACTTTCGCGGGATGTGCCTCCAGAAGTATCCTGACGAGGTGTATGGGGCGAGTTGGAGTTCGGTGATCTTCGATACCGGCGAGGCGACGGTGAAACGGGTTCCCATGGCCGATCCATTGAGGGGAACACAGAAGTTGGCGGCCGAACTGCTGGACCGCTCCGACACCGCCGCGGAGCTGTTGGATAACATCGCGGTCTAGCGCACACGCGCTCCATTCGAGATACCAATGCACTCATTCTTCGATTCCATGGTTCCAGGTTCGAGTTTTTTTGACCTGCTCCGGCAGTGCCGGTCGGACCTCCTGCCACAGATACAGATCAAGCTAGACGGGCTTTCGCAGGCCGAGATCCGGGAACTGAAGCAGAGCCCTCACGGGACCACTATTCTGGCCCTGAAGTTTCGGGATGGGGCGCTCATCGCAGGCGATCGGCAGGCGACCGAGGGTTTCCAGGTCTCGTCGCGGCGGATCGAGAAGGTGTACAAGGCGGATGAGCACTCAGCCGTCGCCATCGCGGGCGTCGCCGGTCCATGCATCGAGATGGCCAAGCTGTTCGAGGTGGAGCTGGCCCACTACGAAAAGCTTGAAGGCGTGCCGCTCTCGTTGGAGGGGAAGGCGAATAAGTTGTCCCAGATGGTCAAGGCGAATCTTCCGATGGCGATGCAGGGGCTGGTCGTGATTCCGATCTTTGTCGGCTATGATGTCAGAAGCGGTGAGGGCAAGATTTTCAAGTACGACGTGACCGGCGGCCGGTATGAGGAAACGGATTACTATGCCACAGGCTCCGGCGGGAAAGACGCCCGTTCCACGATGAAGAAGCTCTATCGGGATCGTATGACGGAGGACGAGGCGATAGCGGTCGGGCTGGAGGCGCTGATCGACGCCGCGGAGGAGGATGTCGGGACCGGAGGTCCGGACTTCGTTCGCGGGCTCTTTCCTACGGTGAAGCTCGCGGCCGCGGCGGGTCTGCAGGATGTGCCGGAGGCCCGCATCAGGGAGGTCTGCCAGGCCATCATCGATCGCCGCAAGCTGGCCGAGAGAGGGGTATGAGCTGATGGCGCTTCCCTATTACGTATCACCAGAACAGATGATGCAGGATAAGGCGGAGTATGCCCGAAAGGGTATCGCCAGGGGGAAATCGATCATCGTTCTGGAGTACGCCGACGGCATGCTGCTGCTGGCCGAGAATCCCAGCGCCTCGCTCAATAAGATCTCCGAAATTTACGACCGGATCGCCTTTGCCGGCGCGGGGAGGTACAGCGAGTTCGAGAATCTGCGCAAGGCGGGGATTCGCTATGCGGACCTGAAGGGGTTCGCCTATGACCGTGAGGACGTGACGGCCAAGTCGCTGGCCAATGCCTACTCTCAGACCATTGGTAATATCTTCAGCGAGGCGATGAAGCCGCTGGAGGTGGAGATTCTGGTGGTCGAAGTGGCCGATGGAGCGCTCCCCAACGAGTTGTATCGGATCACGTTTGATGGCAGCATCGGCGACGAAAAGGGGTTTGCCGCGATTGGCGGGCAGGCCGAAGAGCTCAGACTGTACCTGAAGGACAGATACCAAGCAGGGCTTGATCAGAAGGCTGCGCTGAGGCTGGCTACACAGGCGCTTGAAGCCGTGAGCAGCGCGAAGATCGAACCGCGAAGCCTGGAGGTGGCGGTTCTGGAGCGCAGTCGCTCCGGTCGGAAGTTCCGCCGCCTGCCCCAGGATGATCTTACGACGATGCTCACCGATACCCAGTAAAAGATCTGCACGGCCCTCTCACTTCGCACCTCCCACCTCGCACCCTCCCGATAAATTCGATTGACCGTCACAGGGCCTTCCGGTACGATGATATTGGAGTAGTTGAAATGCAGGAGCGTATCCTTGGACTGGAAAGCGAATACGGCCTGATCTCGTCTTCGGTCGGCGGGCGGGTGAACCTGTCGGTCGAAAGCGCGCTGGGCTATCTGTTCGAGAAGGTGGTCTCACGCCAGCGCGGGACCAATGACTTTCTGCGAAACGGCGCGCGCCTCTATCAGGACACCGGCTGCCATCCCGAGTATGCGACCCCCGAGTGCGATAACGCGCGGGAGCTGGTGATCCACGACAAGGCGGGGGAGCGGATCGTGGAAGAGCTGCTCCTGAGCGCCGAACAGAAGCTGCACGAGAACGGCATCTACTGCGAGATCTATATCTTCAAGAACAATACCGACTCGGTTGGGAACACCTACGGCTGCCACGAAAACTACCTGGTACAACGCGGCGTGAACTTCCACAAGCTGGCAGAGCAGTTGATCCCCTTCTTCGTGACGCGCCAGGTATTCGCGGGCGCAGGGAAGGTCCTTCGGACACGGATGGGGAATCACTACTATATCTCGCAGCGGGCGCAGCACATCTACCAGGAGATCTCCGGCGCGACGACCAGCTCGCGCGGAATT is a genomic window containing:
- a CDS encoding proteasome accessory factor PafA2 family protein, with translation ADLLEKWQYVLDKLAEDPMTLNRELDWVIKHGLITSYINRKGCSFDDQRVFMLDLQYHDLRRDKGLYFTLERQGYVDRIVTDEEILIAMKTPPPDTRAYFRGMCLQKYPDEVYGASWSSVIFDTGEATVKRVPMADPLRGTQKLAAELLDRSDTAAELLDNIAV
- the prcB gene encoding proteasome subunit beta; its protein translation is MHSFFDSMVPGSSFFDLLRQCRSDLLPQIQIKLDGLSQAEIRELKQSPHGTTILALKFRDGALIAGDRQATEGFQVSSRRIEKVYKADEHSAVAIAGVAGPCIEMAKLFEVELAHYEKLEGVPLSLEGKANKLSQMVKANLPMAMQGLVVIPIFVGYDVRSGEGKIFKYDVTGGRYEETDYYATGSGGKDARSTMKKLYRDRMTEDEAIAVGLEALIDAAEEDVGTGGPDFVRGLFPTVKLAAAAGLQDVPEARIREVCQAIIDRRKLAERGV
- the prcA gene encoding proteasome subunit alpha, with the translated sequence MALPYYVSPEQMMQDKAEYARKGIARGKSIIVLEYADGMLLLAENPSASLNKISEIYDRIAFAGAGRYSEFENLRKAGIRYADLKGFAYDREDVTAKSLANAYSQTIGNIFSEAMKPLEVEILVVEVADGALPNELYRITFDGSIGDEKGFAAIGGQAEELRLYLKDRYQAGLDQKAALRLATQALEAVSSAKIEPRSLEVAVLERSRSGRKFRRLPQDDLTTMLTDTQ
- a CDS encoding proteasome accessory factor PafA2 family protein — its product is MQERILGLESEYGLISSSVGGRVNLSVESALGYLFEKVVSRQRGTNDFLRNGARLYQDTGCHPEYATPECDNARELVIHDKAGERIVEELLLSAEQKLHENGIYCEIYIFKNNTDSVGNTYGCHENYLVQRGVNFHKLAEQLIPFFVTRQVFAGAGKVLRTRMGNHYYISQRAQHIYQEISGATTSSRGIINTRDEPHADEEKYRRLHVIVGDSNMSEVATYLKVGTTAIVLAMVEDGVIKRDLALEDPVRAIKEISHDVTCRRRVRLKRGKEFSAIEIQREYLDLA